One part of the Vicia villosa cultivar HV-30 ecotype Madison, WI linkage group LG6, Vvil1.0, whole genome shotgun sequence genome encodes these proteins:
- the LOC131613200 gene encoding uncharacterized protein LOC131613200, producing the protein MSAKFNYVVCSIEESNDVTTLSIDELQSSLLVHEQRMQGPRDHSEEQALKMSNWEDNVNYVEYKEEILLMVYSEENEKIKEETWYIDSGCSNHMVGTKKWFFDFDDKFRESVRLGNDSKMAVIGKGNVKLCVKGRIHVITNVYYIPGLGNNLLRVGQLQ; encoded by the exons ATGTCGGCAAAGTTCAACTACGTGGTGTGCTCCATAGAGGAATCCAATGATGTAACAACTCTATCAATCGATGAGCTTCAGAGCAGCCTTCTGGTTCATGAACAACGAATGCAAGGTCCACGAGATCACAGTGAAGAACAGGCACTGAAGATGAGCAAT TGGGAGGATAATGTAAATTATGTTGAGTATAAAGAAGAGATACTCTTGATGGTATATTCTGAGGAAAATGAAAAGATCAAGGAGGAAACATGGTATATTGATAGTGGTTGCAGCAATCACATGGTGGGAACCAAAAAATGGTTCTTTGATTTTGATGACAAGTTTAGAGAGTCCGTGAGACTTGGAAATGATTCAAAAATGGCAGTGATAGGAAAAGGGAATGTAAAGTTGTGTGTTAAAGGAAGGATACATGTAATCACAAATGTGTACTACATTCCAGGATTAGGGAATAATTTGTTGAGGGTGGGACAGTTGCAATAG
- the LOC131608902 gene encoding transcription initiation factor TFIID subunit 8-like: protein MSNGSGKTGKQLEQQPNTTTRRRKVGGSDEFAQSIAKIAVAQVCESKGFQGFQQSALETLSDVTARYIMNIGKSAGCYANLAGRNECNIFDVIQGLEDVGLMQGFTGASDIDHCLEDSGVVREIVQFVNEVEPVMFAHPIPPFPFVKERVLPLSFLQKGEEPPDEHIPAWLPAFPDPETYSQSTMVNGRGTEPGVSKFEQERENGKADRPLLNSQQKMVSNMFENSTMIDPAIAKAKTVAAESNPFLAAPLKIEDKEVASVAPPAKFFNNIVASDVPIVENFIEKEPISVLETFAPAIEAINSTCDDSKEDQPKFPVKEKPTVRFKVGTRNKLFGRSIGLIPQKEEHKRTLPWFAMEDEKDDRKRRAEKILRESLENPDQLVQL, encoded by the coding sequence ATGAGCAATGGCAGTGGGAAGACTGGAAAACAGCTTGAACAGCAGCCTAACACCACGACGAGGAGGAGGAAAGTCGGTGGCAGTGATGAATTTGCGCAATCTATTGCGAAGATTGCAGTAGCGCAAGTATGCGAGAGTAAGGGTTTTCAGGGGTTTCAGCAGTCTGCGCTTGAGACGTTATCGGATGTTACTGCTCGGTATATTATGAATATTGGGAAGTCTGCGGGTTGTTATGCGAATCTTGCTGGTAGGAATGAATGTAATATTTTTGATGTTATTCAAGGGTTGGAAGATGTGGGGTTAATGCAGGGTTTTACAGGGGCTTCGGATATTGATCATTGTCTTGAAGATTCGGGTGTTGTTAGGGAGATTGTTCAGTTTGTTAATGAGGTTGAACCGGTTATGTTTGCACACCCGATTCCTCCGTTTCCGTTTGTGAAAGAGCGGGTGTTGCCTCTGAGTTTTTTGCAAAAAGGGGAAGAGCCTCCTGATGAGCATATTCCGGCATGGCTGCCTGCATTTCCTGATCCGGAAACTTATTCGCAGTCAACTATGGTGAATGGAAGAGGGACAGAACCAGGTGTTTCTAAATTTGAGCAGGAAAGAGAGAATGGAAAGGCGGATCGGCCGCTGTTGAATTCGCAGCAGAAGATGGTCTCGAATATGTTTGAAAACAGCACCATGATTGACCCTGCAATTGCTAAAGCAAAGACAGTAGCAGCAGAAAGTAACCCTTTCCTTGCCGCGCCGTTGAAAATTGAGGATAAAGAAGTTGCTTCTGTTGCCCCTCCGGCTAAATTCTTTAATAATATTGTAGCTTCTGATGTTCCTATTGTAGAaaattttattgaaaaagaaCCCATTTCGGTATTGGAGACATTTGCTCCAGCAATTGAAGCGATAAACAGCACATGCGATGATTCCAAGGAAGATCAACCTAAATTTCCTGTGAAAGAGAAGCCTACTGTACGTTTTAAGGTTGGGACTAGAAATAAATTATTTGGAAGGTCAATTGGTTTGATTCCACAAAAAGAGGAGCATAAAAGGACTTTGCCCTGGTTTGCAATGGAAGACGAGAAGGATGATAGGAAAAGAAGGGCCGAGAAAATTTTAAGGGAATCTTTGGAAAACCCAGATCAGCTTGTTCAGTTGTAA
- the LOC131608904 gene encoding protein LONGIFOLIA 1-like — MSVNGSKSMKDEKNDLQKQIGCITGFFQLFDRHRFITGHRTSSYIPNSSTSDAKNQKIAKEKPHFSTESSITSVSSSSRSSSMSSIDFNKIIKIESSSNKQNQIPKKSHSRHQSLDFYDVVKDSMHREAKSLYVKTLIKEEKKVEAYALKNQHIDSPRPMLSMKSSDGGVKVSKEPLHNLSRSRKPHWDSPRLSYDAVKSATVHKEVPRFSLDSKQGSVRRINEGNKARNVYERNSTSQLQELETPRRSSSVVAKLMGLEALPDSTQTCRTSICSTDQIDLTARASTNDEYKKHQSSPSPRNRRDDVSIKNVKQHSRFALESTTSPRQPDANQSSDTKASKSSLSVYGQIEKRLAELEFKKSGKDLRALKQILEAMQRFSDSSSDTKNNNTSLDESSKAKSPRIQQKDSEFVTVESSSNSTRDRKSPIVIMKPTKVTRKANNTPSTEFSIHQRLVDKQKAKGIVSTEKPSKTSQDRNGRNTISFGNITVTGSPRLQKKFGFETRSPPASPSSDSTINRRQHNRQLVDLPSSSCSPHRHDFSVLQDRDEHFSDTSSLRKFKHHVNVISSDFDSNRSLDTLEIVRIDQSANINQNDEFEYSRNEHSKADKIVTPEQPSPVSVLDAAFYQEDPPSPVKKISNISKKLDEALSIGLDSEKNSVDQILREIDWNDEKLVNFNNIENPDHKYISEILIASGLVNHRNSNELLHSQGTLINPKLFLALEQMKTNTSNTTRFNIEDGAKNIFIANSPEKLRRKLIFDVVNDILAERKVKGKKLFEELCIEIDELQPKNKNIDIFHEDENSISLLCRDLKDRNTVWTNRGSEKPNIVLDIERSIFRDLITEVCER, encoded by the exons atgTCTGTAAACGGTTCGAAATCTATGAAAGATGAAAAGAATGATTTGCAGAAGCAGATTGGATGCATCACTGGATTTTTCCAGCTCTTTGATCGCCACCGTTTCATTACCGGCCATCGCACAAGCAGTTACATTCCGAATTCATCTACTTCAG ATGCAAAGAATCAAAAAATTGCAAAAGAGAAGCCACACTTCTCTACGGAATCATCGATAACATCCGTGTCTTCATCGTCACGTTCATCTAGCATGTCTTCTATtgatttcaataaaataatcaagattgaatcatcatcaaacaaACAAAACCAAATTCCGAAAAAATCACATTCAAGGCATCAATCACTTGATTTCTATGATGTTGTCAAAGATTCAATGCATAGAGAAGCTAAAAGTTTATATGTGAAAACATTAATCAAGGAAGAGAAAAAGGTTGAAGCTTATGCATTGAAGAATCAACACATAGACTCTCCGAGGCCTATGCTATCGATGAAATCTTCCGATGGAGGAGTTAAGGTTTCGAAAGAACCGTTACATAATCTTTCGAGGTCGAGAAAACCACACTGGGACTCGCCGCGACTCTCTTATGATGCGGTGAAATCCGCCACAGTGCATAAGGAAGTTCCTAGGTTTTCCTTGGACAGCAAGCAAGGTTCCGTTAGACGGATCAACGAAGGAAACAAGGCTCGCAACGTGTACGAGAGAAACTCAACGAGCCAGTTGCAAGAATTAGAAACACCAAGAAGATCATCAAGTGTTGTTGCTAAGTTGATGGGACTAGAAGCTCTCCCGGACTCGACGCAAACTTGTCGGACGTCTATCTGCTCAACCGATCAAATAGATCTTACCGCAAGAGCCAGCACAAATGATGAATACAAGAAACACCAAAGTTCGCCCTCCCCGAGAAATAGAAGGGATGATGTTTCAATCAAAAATGTGAAACAACATTCGCGATTCGCGCTAGAATCGACAACTTCGCCAAGGCAACCTGATGCCAACCAAAGTTCTGATACAAAAGCATCAAAGTCTTCGCTTTCTGTATACGGACAAATCGAAAAAAGGCTAGCAGAACTCGAGTTCAAAAAGTCGGGAAAGGATCTACGAGCCCTTAAACAGATTCTTGAAGCAATGCAGAGATTTTCAGATTCATCATCTGACACTAAGAACAATAACACTAGTCTCGACGAAAGTTCTAAAGCAAAAAGCCCGAGAATACAACAAAAGGACTCGGAATTCGTCACGGTTGAGTCATCATCGAATTCAACCCGTGATAGGAAATCGCCAATTGTCATCATGAAACCAACAAAAGTGACTAGAAAAGCCAATAATACTCCTTCAACAGAATTTTCAATTCATCAAAGATTGGTTGATAAACAAAAAGCTAAAGGTATTGTCTCAACAGAAAAACCATCAAAGACTTCTCAAGACAGAAATGGAAGAAACACCATCAGCTTCGGTAACATAACGGTAACCGGGAGTCCAAGACTGCAGAAGAAGTTTGGATTCGAGACGCGTTCTCCACCGGCTAGTCCATCATCCGATTCCACGATTAACAGAAGACAACATAATAGGCAACTTGTGGACCTGCCGAGTTCTTCGTGTTCACCACATAGACACGATTTCTCCGTTTTGCAGGATAGAGATGAACATTTTAGCGACACAAGTTCTTTGAGAAAATTTAAGCATCATGTTAATGTCATTTCTTCCGATTTTGACAGCAACAGAAGCTTGGACACTCTAGAAATTGTTCGGATCGATCAATCAGCGAATATCAACCAAAAT GATGAATTTGAATACTCGAGGAATGAACACTCTAAGGCCGATAAAATTGTCACTCCTGAACAGCCGAGTCCTGTATCTGTTCTTGATGCTGCATTCTATCAGGAAGATCCACCGTCTCCGGTGAAAAAGATAtcgaatatttcaaaaaaattag ATGAAGCTTTAAGCATTGGTCTTGATAGTGAGAAGAACTCCGTGGATCAAATTCTGCGAGAAATTGATTGGAACGATGAAAAACTCGTGAATTTCAACAACATCGAGAATCCTGATCATAAGTATATATCAGAAATACTAATAGCTTCCGGTCTAGTCAATCATCGAAACTCTAACGAGTTACTTCATTCACAAGGCACCTTGATTAACCCGAAATTATTCTTAGCACTTGAACAAATGAAGACAAATACATCAAATACGACGCGATTCAATATTGAAGACGGTGCGAAGAACATTTTCATTGCTAATAGTCCTGAGAAACTGCGAAGAAAACTCATATTCGATGTGGTCAACGACATTTTAGCAGAGAGAAAGGTAAAAGGGAAGAAGCTTTTCGAAGAGCTATGTATAGAAATAGATGAGCTACAACCGAAAAACAAGAATATCGACATTTTTCACGAGGATGAGAATTCGATAAGTCTATTGTGCAGAGATTTGAAGGATCGGAATACAGTTTGGACTAACCGTGGCAGCGAGAAACCGAATATCGTGCTGGATATCGAACGGTCGATTTTTAGAGATTTGATAACTGAAGTTTGTGAGAGATGA